The Punica granatum isolate Tunisia-2019 chromosome 4, ASM765513v2, whole genome shotgun sequence genome has a window encoding:
- the LOC116205553 gene encoding abscisic acid 8'-hydroxylase 4, translating to MEIIVSILPYILLFLSTLLSYPFIIKKKKKKKHSSPPQPKLHFLAAANSYRNKLPPGSMGWPYIGETPQLYSQDPNIFFASKQKRYGDIFKTHILGCPCVMVASPEAVRFVLVSHAHLFRPTYPNSKERLIGPSAIFFHSGDYHTQLRRLVQSSLAPEAIRKKIPDIEAIASSALESWASLGTVVNTFQEMKKFSFDVGILSIFGRLDDSYRQILKENYCILDKGYNSFPNTVPGTAYHRALMARKRLGHILGEIIREKREKRTVEKDLLGQLLNFRDANGGTLTDEQVSDNIIGVLFAAQDTTASALTWILKYLHDHQKLLDAVKEEQMAILEMNGGKRPLTWAQTRNMPITHRVILESLRMASIISFTFREALVDVEYKGYVIPNGWKVMPLFRNIHHNPDFFPDPQNFDPTRFEVPPKPNTFMPFGNGAHSCPGNELAKLELFILIHHLVTKYKWEVVGTQSGIQYGPFPVPLHGLPARFRKDLGCIEQDACP from the exons ATGGAGATTATAGTTTCCATCTTGCCATACATATTGCTGTTCCTGTCCACACTCCTCTCATACCCCTTCataataaagaagaagaagaagaagaagcactCATCACCACCACAACCCAAACTGCACTTTCTTGCAGCTGCTAACAGCTATCGCAATAAGCTACCCCCTGGCTCAATGGGGTGGCCTTACATAGGAGAGACGCCTCAACTCTATTCCCAGGACCCAAACATCTTCTTTGCTTCCAAGCAGAAAag ATATGGAGATATATTCAAGACCCACATACTAGGTTGTCCATGCGTTATGGTGGCGAGCCCAGAAGCCGTTCGATTCGTGCTGGTGAGTCACGCCCATTTGTTCAGGCCGACTTACCCGAATAGCAAGGAGAGGCTCATTGGTCCTTCGGCGATCTTCTTTCATAGCGGTGACTACCACACCCAGCTCAGGAGGCTGGTCCAGAGCTCTCTGGCTCCCGAAGCCATCCGGAAGAAGATCCCGGACATCGAAGCAATCGCATCTTCTGCCTTGGAGTCGTGGGCTTCTTTAGGAACGGTCGTTAACACATTTCAGGAGATGAAAAAG TTCTCCTTTGACGTCGGCATACTATCGATATTCGGCCGCTTGGACGACAGTTACAGGCAGATCTTGAAGGAGAACTACTGCATATTGGATAAAGGATACAATTCGTTTCCGAATACAGTACCCGGCACAGCATACCACAGGGCCCTCATG GCAAGGAAGAGGCTGGGTCATATCTTGGGAGAGATAATTCGGGaaaagagggagaagaggaCCGTGGAGAAGGACCTGCTGGGACAGTTGCTCAACTTTAGAGATGCTAACGGCGGGACCCTGACAGACGAGCAAGTCTCCGATAACATCATCGGGGTGCTGTTCGCTGCCCAGGACACGACTGCCAGCGCCCTCACATGGATCCTCAAGTATCTCCACGACCACCAGAAACTTCTCGATGCTGTCAAG GAGGAGCAAATGGCGATTCTCGAAATGAATGGAGGAAAGAGACCTTTGACCTGGGCACAGACACGGAACATGCCCATCACACACAGG GTTATATTGGAGAGCCTGAGGATGGCCAGCATCATATCGTTCACTTTCAGGGAGGCGTTAGTTGATGTGGAGTACAAAG GATATGTGATCCCGAATGGTTGGAAAGTGATGCCATTGTTCAGGAATATCCATCACAACCCAGATTTCTTCCCTGATCCCCAGAACTTTGATCCAACTAGATTTGAG GTGCCACCAAAGCCCAATACATTTATGCCATTTGGCAACGGGGCACACTCATGTCCTGGAAATGAGCTAGCCAAGCTGGAGTTGTTCATCTTGATCCATCACTTGGTCACCAAATACaa GTGGGAAGTAGTGGGAACCCAGAGTGGGATTCAGTATGGTCCATTCCCGGTCCCTCTCCACGGCCTCCCAGCGAGATTTCGAAAAGATTTGGGCTGCATCGAACAAGATGCTTGCCCTTGA